The nucleotide window CATATGTATTATCAAAAAGATGGAATCCTTTATGGAAAGTGTGGATAGAAAGCCATCAATTTATAGGGAGATGATACAATGAAAAATTGCAGGATAGTTCTTCTTTTAATTTTTCTTATATCCTTTTCAAGCGCAACAATCCTCTATTCACATTCTGAAGAGCAAAGAGCAAAGGAGGTTGCAAAGGGAGTATATGCAGTTACGGATTTGGGCTTTTCAAATTGTGGTTTTATCGTTACTGATGATTGTGTAGTCGTTGTAGATACGACAATGCTGCCCTCTTTTGCTGAAGATTTACTAAATGAAATAAAGAAGATTACTGACAAACCTGTAAAGTTTGCAATCAATACTCATTGGCATACAGACCATATTGGTGGAAATCAGGCATTTGCCTCAAAGGGGATTCCTATTATAGGTCAGCAATTTACAAGAGATAAAGTTGCTGAGAGAAGAAAAGAACAGGATGAAGGGAAAGCAGATGAATCGCTGAAGATGTTTGGTCCTGATTTTAAGTTTACGCCTCCTAATATGACATTTAAAAATGAAATGCGCATTTATCCGGGGGGAAGGGAGATTGTGATTAAATATTTTGGCGGGGGCCATACAGGAGGTGATGCCGTTGTATATATTCCTGATGCCAAAGTTCTTTTCAGCGGTGACCTTTTTTTAAAAGGTTCGGGACTGCCTGATTATAGAGATGATGCCAATATCGATGTCCACATCAATGCGCTAAAAGAGCTTCAAAAGATGGACATAGAAAAGATTGTTTGCGGACATCTTGAACGCCTTGGCTCAACAGATATTACTGCCAAAAAAGAAGATATACAGAAATCTCTTGATAAAATGATAGCGCTTAGAGATGAAATAAAAAAATATGTCGATAAGGGTGTTTCAGCTGAAAAGGCGGCAGAATCTATTAAATTTCCGGAAGGTGAAAATCCTTTTTATAAAGCCAATTTCAAAAAGATTATTTTGAAAGTTTATGGTGATATTAAAAATTTAAAGAATTAGGAGAAAGTTATGAGTGGTAAAGAATTCAAAAAATTTTGTTCAAAAATGAATAGAAGAAGTTTCTTGAAGAGTACCACTATCGCTGCTGCTTCTCTCTCGATAAATCCATCCAAAGTACTTGCTGAACTTGCTGAAAAGATAAAAAAGACTTTTCCCCTTCCTGAAAAATCGATTGTTGCAATTACAAAAGACAAAAAATCAATTTCAGATAGTTTTGTTATAGATAAGTCTCGTGTGAGGAGAATGATTGATGAAGGAATAAAGAATATGACAGGTGCAAAGAATCTGTCGGAAGCATGGGCGTCAGTTTTTCCAAATCTGAAAGACAATGAAGTAATTGGATTAAAGGTTAATACAATCAATCCGCGCATTCCTGCCCATCCTGAAGTTGCATATTCAATTGTAGATAGTATGGTTGAAGGTGGTATCAATAAACAAAATATATTGATATGGGATAATGTGGATGCTTTTCTTATCAATGCAGGCTATAAAATAAATGACACTAAGGAGGGATACAGGTGCTACGGAACATACCATGACAAAAGCATCTGGCTCGACCCAGAGGCAAAAGTTTACATAAGATCTGAAAATATTGTCAACCACCATAGTAAAATTCTATCTCAGCATATAGATTATTTGATAAATGTTCCTGTTCTGAAAAAATCGGAATTTGCAGGTGTAACCCTATCAATGAAGAATATGTATGGAACAATTCATCTCTCAGAGCAGGCAACTTTTGACCCCACTTCTCTGACAGATGAGCAAGTAGAAGTGATAGAAAAGATGCATGCCCATAACGCAAATCCACAGATAGCGGAAGTAAATGCAAGCGAGCAGTTGATGAAAAAGACTAAACTCGTTGTCCTCGATGCATTGATGGGAATTTATGAAGGGAGCGCTCATGTAGACCCTCAGGGAGTAAACCATACAATAATAATCAGTCCTGATAGAGTAGCCACTGATTTGACAGGAATGAAAATAATCAATGAGGAAAGAAAAAAACGCGGCAAAAAGCTCATATCAAAGGAGTATGCAGGACATATTTGGTCAGCCGAGAAGCTCGGCATCGGAAATGCCGACGAGTCGAAAATTGAAGTTAGAATGTCTGAATTA belongs to Candidatus Schekmanbacteria bacterium and includes:
- a CDS encoding MBL fold metallo-hydrolase is translated as MKNCRIVLLLIFLISFSSATILYSHSEEQRAKEVAKGVYAVTDLGFSNCGFIVTDDCVVVVDTTMLPSFAEDLLNEIKKITDKPVKFAINTHWHTDHIGGNQAFASKGIPIIGQQFTRDKVAERRKEQDEGKADESLKMFGPDFKFTPPNMTFKNEMRIYPGGREIVIKYFGGGHTGGDAVVYIPDAKVLFSGDLFLKGSGLPDYRDDANIDVHINALKELQKMDIEKIVCGHLERLGSTDITAKKEDIQKSLDKMIALRDEIKKYVDKGVSAEKAAESIKFPEGENPFYKANFKKIILKVYGDIKNLKN
- a CDS encoding DUF362 domain-containing protein, translating into MSGKEFKKFCSKMNRRSFLKSTTIAAASLSINPSKVLAELAEKIKKTFPLPEKSIVAITKDKKSISDSFVIDKSRVRRMIDEGIKNMTGAKNLSEAWASVFPNLKDNEVIGLKVNTINPRIPAHPEVAYSIVDSMVEGGINKQNILIWDNVDAFLINAGYKINDTKEGYRCYGTYHDKSIWLDPEAKVYIRSENIVNHHSKILSQHIDYLINVPVLKKSEFAGVTLSMKNMYGTIHLSEQATFDPTSLTDEQVEVIEKMHAHNANPQIAEVNASEQLMKKTKLVVLDALMGIYEGSAHVDPQGVNHTIIISPDRVATDLTGMKIINEERKKRGKKLISKEYAGHIWSAEKLGIGNADESKIEVRMSELKTS